DNA from Prunus persica cultivar Lovell chromosome G6, Prunus_persica_NCBIv2, whole genome shotgun sequence:
AACGACTGGATTTGGATCCTTCCTTGCTCGGTTTTTgactgccttttttttttttgggtaacaaAGAGGGCTAAGCCCAGACTACAACTAAACATAAATCAATCTAGACCTTAAAAGGCCATCCCTGTCTTCTTGGAGAACACCGGTAATACCATCAGGAGGCAAAACAAAGCAGTGAATACCCCATCTTGGCCAGAGAGTCAGCAGCAAAGTTAGCAAAGTAAGGAGGGGGTGATTCGGCAAGACAATAGTAGAATCAGTTTCAACAATAAGCTTTGTCACTAGCAACCTTTGAGCTAGTTTTAGACCTTGAAACAACGCCCACAGTTCAGCCACCAAAATCACCATCCCATATAACACCATACAATATATCAGCATCCTCCCATATATCACCATCCCATGTATGTTCTGCAAGAAGACAAGCAAAACCAAATGaccaaaaattatcaaagagagagccctttcttttttcttttctttttttaccaGAAGAGATGTAAGTACATGGTTGCTATAAAATCTAATTGTTGACTTGCCTGACAAGTATGAAAACCGTGTGTTGTCGCCCTCTAATTCAAAGAGAGTAGGCATGCCTGGCTCCGAGATTGTTTCATTAGGTGCATTATCTTCGACATGGTATGGGCCAGGGTTTGGAACTTGGTCCGCAGAAAGGTTGGGAACTTGGTTCGCAGCAGGGTCCTGCACTTCAACTTGATAAGGAAGTTGATCGTGACCTCCATCTTGTTGCTGCACACATTGAAATAAACAATTTTGTAAGAGAGAGGGAGctgaaataatatatattagcaagaatgaaataaaatcataaatttcTGGTTTATATGTACCTGAGAAGGAGATTGATAGTTGCCCTGCTCATCCGTGAAAAGACAACGGCGCAGCATGGAGAAATCACTGTCACTGACCGATTCTTGTTCATGAGaaatattgttgttgttgatcaaGGTAGGGGGAGCAACTACAGTATTAGTATTATTCATGAAACCTCTATTGGAATTTTCAACATTTCCTCCTCCAACATTGATATTTGGCAGACCACATTGGTCATTAAAATTCCATTCTGGGGGTGGCAACACTGGAACATTTTGTTGCTGATCAAGATCACCTTCGTTGTCAGGCAAATTTGGAGGGAACTGGTATGCAGAACTAGCACCAGTCTCAAAACCAGCAGAACACAACGACTGCCAATCAACTTCGCATTGATTTACATCGTTAAAATGAGACCACAAGTTATGAAAGCTCGAAGACATTGGAGTTAAATTCGAACCGTTCTGATTTACTGATGTAGCAAGGTTGTAGCTGAATGGGTTATTGGTCCCTGGCTGGCTTTGTAGTGGGTATACTTGCATCAGATTATTTTTCCCAATATTATTGTTGGTAAGT
Protein-coding regions in this window:
- the LOC109949741 gene encoding uncharacterized protein LOC109949741; translation: MEPGTNNPFSYNLATSVNQNGSNLTPMSSSFHNLWSHFNDVNQCEVDWQSLCSAGFETGASSAYQFPPNLPDNEGDLDQQQNVPVLPPPEWNFNDQCGLPNINVGGGNVENSNRGFMNNTNTVVAPPTLINNNNISHEQESVSDSDFSMLRRCLFTDEQGNYQSPSQQQDGGHDQLPYQVEVQDPAANQVPNLSADQVPNPGPYHVEDNAPNETISEPGMPTLFELEGDNTRFSYLSGKSTIRFYSNHNIHGMVIYGRMLIYCMVLYGMVILVAELWALFQGLKLAQRLLVTKLIVETDSTIVLPNHPLLTLLTLLLTLWPRWGIHCFVLPPDGITGVLQEDRDGLLRSRLIYV